In one window of Miscanthus floridulus cultivar M001 chromosome 12, ASM1932011v1, whole genome shotgun sequence DNA:
- the LOC136497741 gene encoding helicase sen1-like, with translation MKTPKGPLFAVYIMNMTTYNRMWKCLHLGENDANSLGLRNKKSTELVDKVWQYNPKLVEDGSSSCSQLSQCVAHRSTDGLGLEKFNLNASQLNAVADCVSSMDDHSSSIKLLWGPPGTGKTKTISTILWAMLMKGRKTLACAPTNTAVLEVAARIVKLVGKSADGSLCFLNDIILFGNRNNMKMDDDSDLSLVFLDSRAERLLPCFVPNSGWRHCLCSLIDLIENRVTMYQLYSEGKTLRQYLKDKYNKHSRKLCGCIEILYNDHPRNAETGRSFQCMLEVRELIDIIHALINDDKDDGHDIWSDELLEIKIEDNGDPLLWPEQLACIRITSCKKLKFRLARSLCVQELSYLRTNLELPNCYNTRAVQQYLLPRAKCILCTVSSSFRLYNVPMGNICRLLEKPQDTNSLELLIVDEAAQLKECETLIPLQLPGIRQAVLIGDEYQLPAFVKSNISESASFGRSVFQRLSSLGFSKHLLNVQYRMHPEISNFPVATFYDGKVSDGPNVSHKDYTKRFLSGKLFGPYSFINVEGGHETIEKHGRKNTIEVAAVVRMVQRLFKEAVSKGSKVSVGVVSPYNAQVRAIQEKLGKSYIMYDGFSVNVKSVDGFQGAEEDIIIISTVRSNGAGAVGFLTNLQRTNVALTRAKHCLWIVGNGTTLSSNNSVWQKMIKNARDQGLFFDVNDDKDLSNAVAKAVIELDDAENSVKMESLHISRPRFQTRLKYQKYHP, from the exons ATGAAAACACCTAAAGGACCACTGTTTGCTGTGTATATTATGAATATGACGACATACAATCGTATGTGGAAATGCCTTCATCTGGGAGAAAATGACGCTAATTCTCTTGGGCTTCGGAATAAAAAGAGTACTGAGCTTGTCGATAAGGTGTGGCAATACAACCCAAAG TTAGTGGAAGATGGTAGCTCCTCATGCTCCCAGTTATCTCAATGTGTTGCCCATAGATCAACTGATGGCCTTGGCCTTGAGAAGTTCAATCTCAATGCTTCACAACTAAATGCGGTAGCAGACTGTGTCTCATCGATGGATGACCACTCTTCTTCCATAAAGCTATTATGGGGTCCCCCTGGGACTGGTAAAACGAAAACTATCAGCACTATCTTGTGGGCGATGCTGATGAAGGGCCGAAAGACACTTGCCTGTGCACCTACCAATACTGCTGTGCTGGAGGTTGCTGCTCGAATTGTCAAGCTTGTTGGCAAGTCTGCTGATGGCAGCCTCTGCTTCCTAAACGACATTATTCTGTTTGGAAACAGAAATAATATGAAGATGGATGACGACAGTGATCTTTCATTGGTATTTCTTGACTCTCGTGCTGAGCGCTTATTGCCGTGTTTTGTGCCAAACTCAGGCTGGAGGCATTGCTTGTGCTCACTTATAGATCTTATTGAGAATCGTGTGACCATGTACCAGTTGTACAGTGAGGGTAAAACTCTAAGGCAATATTTGAAGGATAAGTACAACAAACATTCTAGGAAGTTATGTGGGTGCATTGAGATACTATACAATGATCATCCTAGAAATGCAGAAACAGGACGAAGCTTTCAATGTATGCTGGAGGTGCGTGAATTGATCGATATTATCCATGCTTTGATAAATGATGACAAGGATGATGGCCATGATATTTGGTCAGATGAACTACTGGAAATAAAAATAGAAGACAATGGGGACCCTCTGCTCTGGCCTGAGCAACTAGCCTGCATACGGATTACTTCATGCAAGAAATTGAAGTTTAGGCTGGCAAGATCTTTGTGTGTGCAAGAATTAAGTTATCTCCGCACAAATTTGGAGCTCCCGAATTGTTATAATACAAGAGCTGTTCAGCAATACCTACTGCCAAGAGCTAAATGCATTCTCTGTACTGTTTCAAGCTCATTCAGGCTGTACAATGTCCCAATGGGTAATATATGCAGATTGCTTGAGAAGCCTCAAGACACAAATTCTCTGGAGCTGCTGATTGTTGATGAGGCTGCACAGCTCAAGGAGTGCGAGACTTTAATCCCTTTGCAGCTACCTGGCATAAGGCAAGCAGTTCTGATTGGAGATGAATACCAGCTTCCTGCCTTTGTGAAAAGCAAT ATATCTGAAAGTGCTAGCTTCGGGAGAAGCGTTTTTCAGAGGCTAAGTTCTCTGGGCTTCAGTAAGCACCTTCTTAATGTACAGTATCGGATGCATCCTGAAATAAGCAATTTTCCAGTTGCTACATTTTACGATGGGAAGGTATCTGACGGCCCGAATGTCAGTCATAAGGACTATACCAAGAGGTTTTTAAGTGGAAAGTTGTTTGGACCATATTCATTTATCAATGTAGAAGGTGGACATGAAACAATTGAGAAGCATGGCCGAAAAAACACAATAGAAGTTGCTGCAGTTGTGCGGATGGTGCAAAGATTGTTCAAAG AGGCGGTTTCCAAAGGAAGCAAGGTGTCTGTTGGCGTTGTATCCCCATACAATGCTCAAGTTAGAGCTATCCAGGAAAAGCTTGGGAAATCATATATTATGTACGATGGTTTCTCTGTGAATGTAAAATCTGTGGATGGTTTCCAAGGTGCAGAGGAAGATATCATTATCATATCAACAGTAAGGAGCAATGGAGCTGGTGCAGTTGGCTTTCTCACAAACTTACAGCGGACTAATGTGGCTCTGACAAGGGCAAA GCATTGCTTATGGATAGTGGGAAACGGGACAACCTTGTCCAGCAACAATTCTGTTTGGCAGAAGATGATCAAGAACGCGCGAGATCAAGGGCTCTTCTTTGATGTTAATGATGACAAAGATTTGTCAAATGCAGTAGCCAAGGCTGTTATTGAGCTCGATGATGCTGAGAACTCAGTGAAAATGGAATCACTGCATATAAGTAGGCCGAGGTTCCAG ACCAGGCTGAAATACCAGAAATACCATCCATGA